In Blastopirellula sediminis, the following proteins share a genomic window:
- a CDS encoding DMT family protein, with protein sequence MATIILLILSNIFMTFAWYGHLKFKSSALWVVILASWGIAFFEYCLQVPANRWGHERFSAAQLKIMQEVITLVVFCVFAVTFLREPLKWNYVVGFVMILLAVVFVFGFDRPTKGAPDDLPSVGQMEEDPPAEG encoded by the coding sequence ATGGCTACCATCATCTTGCTGATTCTGTCGAACATCTTCATGACGTTCGCCTGGTACGGGCACTTGAAGTTCAAGAGCAGCGCTTTGTGGGTCGTGATTCTAGCGAGTTGGGGGATCGCGTTTTTTGAGTATTGTCTACAAGTGCCGGCCAATCGTTGGGGACACGAGCGGTTCAGCGCCGCTCAACTGAAGATCATGCAGGAGGTGATCACGCTGGTCGTGTTTTGCGTCTTCGCAGTGACCTTTCTCCGTGAGCCGCTGAAATGGAACTACGTGGTCGGTTTCGTGATGATCCTGCTGGCGGTCGTCTTCGTCTTTGGGTTCGACCGACCGACGAAAGGGGCGCCCGACGATTTGCCGAGCGTCGGTCAGATGGAAGAAGATCCGCCGGCCGAAGGGTGA
- a CDS encoding ferredoxin family protein, with protein sequence MTHVVCQPCFGCKYTDCVVVCPVECFYEGDKILYIHPEECIDCEACVPECPVEAIFHEDNVPEEWQGFIELNAEMAPQCESITEKKEPLADN encoded by the coding sequence ATGACTCACGTAGTTTGCCAACCCTGTTTTGGGTGCAAGTACACCGATTGTGTGGTCGTTTGCCCGGTGGAATGTTTCTACGAAGGGGACAAAATCCTCTACATCCACCCGGAAGAATGCATTGACTGCGAAGCTTGCGTGCCGGAATGTCCGGTCGAAGCCATCTTCCACGAAGACAACGTTCCGGAAGAATGGCAAGGCTTCATCGAACTGAACGCCGAAATGGCGCCGCAGTGCGAGTCGATCACCGAAAAGAAAGAGCCGCTGGCCGACAACTAA
- a CDS encoding arylsulfatase: protein MTRRIRFLSLCVALLWSATALAADKPNILFIMGDDIGMWNISTYHQGMMGYSTPNIDRLAKEGGKFMSYYAQQSCTAGRSAFITGQMPFRTGLSKVGLPGADLGLQKEDPTLAEILKPMGYVTGQFGKNHLGDKDEFLPTNHGFDEFLGNLYHLNAEEEPENPDYPKNPEFKKKFGPRGVIKSSADGKIEDTGPLTMKRMETIDEEVLAATTDFIDRAKKADKPFFVWFNTTHMHNFTHVKPEDMGKTGLGFYADGMVYHDAIIGKLLDYVDKAGLTENTIVVYTTDNGPMTCLWPDGGMTPFRSEKNTNWDGGWRVPALIRWPGVVEPGTLLTDTFSAEDWFPTLAAAAGDADIKEKLLKGHKAGDMTYKVHLDGYNQSDYLAGKAPSARKEFFYFSDDGDLLALRYDRWKVHFMIQEATGIEVWRHPFTTLRAPIIFDLKVDPFEKGQDGMGYEDWWYRRAFVLVPSQAIVGNLMETFVAYPPRQKPASFTVGEALEKLSQPSAGGN, encoded by the coding sequence ATGACCCGGCGTATTCGCTTTTTGTCTCTCTGCGTCGCGTTGCTTTGGTCGGCAACCGCACTGGCCGCAGACAAGCCGAACATCCTGTTCATCATGGGGGATGACATCGGCATGTGGAACATCAGCACCTATCATCAAGGGATGATGGGCTACTCGACCCCGAACATCGATCGCTTGGCGAAAGAAGGGGGCAAGTTCATGTCCTACTACGCCCAGCAAAGCTGCACCGCGGGACGGTCGGCCTTTATTACCGGCCAGATGCCGTTCCGCACTGGGCTCTCGAAAGTAGGTCTGCCGGGCGCCGATCTCGGTCTGCAAAAAGAAGATCCGACCCTTGCCGAAATCTTGAAGCCGATGGGTTACGTCACTGGCCAGTTCGGGAAGAATCACTTGGGAGACAAGGACGAATTCCTGCCGACCAACCATGGCTTCGACGAGTTCCTCGGCAACCTCTATCACCTGAACGCCGAAGAAGAGCCGGAAAACCCCGACTACCCCAAGAATCCTGAATTCAAAAAGAAGTTCGGTCCGCGCGGCGTGATCAAGTCGTCGGCCGACGGCAAGATCGAAGATACCGGCCCGCTCACCATGAAACGGATGGAAACGATTGACGAAGAAGTCCTCGCCGCGACGACCGATTTCATCGATCGCGCGAAGAAGGCCGACAAGCCGTTCTTCGTCTGGTTCAATACGACCCACATGCACAACTTCACCCACGTCAAACCGGAAGACATGGGCAAGACCGGTCTCGGCTTCTACGCCGACGGGATGGTCTACCATGACGCGATCATCGGCAAGCTGCTCGACTATGTCGACAAGGCCGGCCTGACCGAGAACACGATCGTCGTCTACACGACAGACAACGGCCCGATGACCTGCTTGTGGCCGGATGGCGGGATGACTCCCTTCCGCAGCGAAAAGAACACCAACTGGGACGGCGGATGGCGCGTGCCGGCTTTGATCCGCTGGCCAGGCGTCGTCGAGCCGGGCACTCTGCTCACCGACACCTTCTCGGCGGAAGACTGGTTCCCCACGCTCGCCGCCGCTGCCGGCGACGCCGACATCAAAGAGAAGTTGCTCAAAGGTCACAAGGCCGGCGACATGACCTACAAGGTCCATCTCGACGGTTACAACCAAAGCGACTATCTGGCCGGTAAAGCTCCATCGGCTCGCAAAGAATTCTTCTACTTCTCGGACGACGGCGACCTGCTCGCTTTGCGTTACGATCGCTGGAAAGTTCACTTCATGATCCAGGAAGCGACCGGCATCGAAGTTTGGCGGCACCCCTTCACCACCCTCCGCGCGCCGATCATCTTCGACTTGAAGGTCGATCCGTTTGAGAAGGGCCAAGACGGGATGGGCTACGAAGATTGGTGGTATCGCCGCGCCTTCGTCCTTGTCCCCTCGCAAGCGATCGTCGGCAACCTGATGGAAACCTTCGTCGCCTATCCGCCGCGTCAAAAACCGGCGAGCTTCACCGTGGGCGAGGCGCTGGAGAAACTATCGCAACCTTCCGCCGGCGGTAACTAA
- a CDS encoding RNA polymerase sigma factor, with the protein MALTETDRKLLDSCLAGEPCAWEALVDRFVGLVVHVVDHTARCKGVEITNEDREDLAADVFARLVRKDFRILRDFRRNCSLATYLTVIARRITIRQLHRRIRERSLHFALNGEPTSPVTWTVEQRIEDRDQIEAWLESLSGLEAEVVRRFHLEGLSYEEISRQLGIPVNSIGPTLSRARLKIRRSNSADSVFK; encoded by the coding sequence GTGGCCCTAACCGAAACGGATCGCAAATTGCTCGACAGCTGTCTGGCCGGTGAGCCGTGCGCTTGGGAAGCGCTCGTTGACCGGTTTGTGGGGCTCGTCGTTCACGTCGTTGATCACACGGCGCGGTGCAAAGGAGTCGAAATCACCAACGAAGATCGGGAGGATCTCGCCGCCGACGTCTTCGCTCGGCTGGTACGCAAGGACTTCCGAATCCTGCGAGATTTCCGGCGAAATTGTTCGTTGGCGACCTATCTGACGGTGATCGCTCGCCGCATTACGATTCGTCAATTGCATCGCCGCATTCGCGAGCGTTCGCTTCATTTCGCGCTCAACGGCGAGCCGACCTCGCCGGTCACTTGGACCGTCGAACAGCGGATCGAGGATCGCGACCAGATCGAAGCTTGGCTCGAATCGCTCTCGGGTCTCGAGGCCGAGGTGGTCCGCCGCTTCCACCTGGAGGGGCTCTCCTACGAAGAGATCAGTCGACAGTTGGGCATTCCGGTCAATTCGATCGGCCCGACCCTGTCGCGTGCTCGGCTGAAGATTCGCCGCAGCAATTCGGCCGACTCGGTCTTTAAATAG
- a CDS encoding DUF1254 domain-containing protein produces the protein MLRYLVPLIFVLLVTTSGVPVRAQEAPKAEKPAAAPKAAWKEEYARSVGIAAYTYAFPYYYNAQLRWKWVGETNEKGKSSYAAVNHFFHAKRLTTAKYRDGGSPNNDTLYSIAWVDVSKEPVILSIPDMADRYYAFDFAAFNSDNFAAVGQRTNGSGPGNFAIVGPDFADELPSGVIALPKSPTPWVLVMGRTLVYNPQDVMYVRELQSQYKLTPLSYWGKNNVQIPETRDVWQPPDAANDPLAVWKTIDRAMTENPPPKSQQGLVDLFATLKIGPGQNVAKLDPAYQAGLARAAVDGQKILEKTLLESPDCVVANGWKYPPPSLGRAGDKGEFLVRAAQQSLGGIVASDPADAVFLVASVDADGKQLTGTKKYQLQFPAGKLPPAKAYWSITMYSADANLVENSLERYSITSRSIGKLEKNEPLTITIQNEPLTGAAAKNWLPAPQGNFYLMLRTYTPDAEIVEQTWMPPAITVIPPPEKP, from the coding sequence ATGTTGCGATACCTTGTACCCCTGATCTTCGTCTTGCTCGTCACCACGAGCGGCGTTCCGGTTCGCGCCCAAGAGGCTCCCAAAGCGGAAAAGCCCGCCGCCGCACCGAAGGCGGCCTGGAAAGAAGAGTATGCCCGCAGCGTCGGCATCGCTGCGTACACATACGCATTTCCGTACTACTACAACGCCCAGCTTCGCTGGAAGTGGGTCGGCGAGACGAATGAAAAAGGGAAAAGCTCGTACGCTGCCGTCAATCATTTCTTTCACGCCAAACGGCTGACGACCGCCAAGTACCGCGACGGCGGCAGCCCGAATAACGACACGCTCTACTCGATCGCGTGGGTCGACGTCTCCAAAGAGCCGGTGATCTTGTCGATCCCCGACATGGCGGATCGCTACTACGCGTTTGATTTCGCCGCGTTCAACTCCGACAACTTCGCTGCGGTCGGTCAGCGCACCAACGGCAGCGGGCCCGGCAACTTCGCCATCGTCGGCCCCGACTTCGCTGACGAACTTCCGAGCGGGGTCATCGCGTTGCCAAAGTCGCCCACTCCCTGGGTGCTCGTGATGGGACGGACGCTGGTCTACAACCCGCAAGACGTGATGTACGTGCGCGAATTGCAATCGCAATACAAGCTGACGCCGCTGTCGTACTGGGGAAAGAACAACGTGCAAATCCCCGAGACCCGCGACGTTTGGCAGCCGCCCGATGCAGCCAACGATCCGCTCGCCGTTTGGAAAACGATCGATCGGGCGATGACCGAGAATCCGCCGCCGAAATCGCAGCAAGGTCTAGTCGATCTGTTCGCGACGCTCAAAATCGGTCCTGGCCAAAACGTCGCCAAGCTCGATCCTGCCTATCAGGCGGGACTCGCTCGCGCCGCCGTCGATGGCCAGAAGATCCTGGAAAAGACGCTGCTTGAATCGCCTGACTGCGTCGTCGCCAACGGTTGGAAATACCCGCCGCCTTCGCTCGGACGAGCAGGCGATAAAGGAGAATTCCTGGTTCGCGCGGCGCAGCAGTCGCTCGGCGGTATTGTGGCCAGCGATCCGGCTGACGCCGTCTTCTTGGTCGCCAGCGTCGACGCCGACGGCAAACAACTGACCGGGACCAAGAAGTACCAGTTGCAATTCCCGGCCGGCAAATTGCCCCCGGCCAAAGCGTACTGGTCGATCACTATGTACAGCGCCGACGCCAACCTGGTCGAAAACTCGCTGGAACGTTACTCGATCACCAGCCGCTCGATCGGCAAGTTGGAAAAGAATGAACCGCTGACGATTACGATCCAGAACGAGCCGCTCACCGGCGCGGCGGCCAAAAACTGGCTGCCGGCTCCGCAGGGGAACTTCTACCTGATGCTGCGTACCTACACCCCGGACGCCGAAATCGTGGAGCAGACCTGGATGCCCCCGGCCATCACGGTGATTCCGCCCCCCGAAAAACCATAG
- a CDS encoding sulfatase family protein has translation MSNSLSRLLAFLLLVSFLAAPSFAQEPALKPNFVVINIDDLGYADIEPFGSEINRTPNLNAMADEGMKLTCFYAAPVCSPSRAALMTGSYPKRSLTIPHVLFPANAEGLNPNEVTIAELMKEQGYATGIIGKWHLGDQPEFLPTKQGFDYYYGLPYSNDMGPAEDGVKSNYGAPLPKTKGKGQPPLPLMRNETVLQRVLAKDQTELVTNYTHEAIKFINAHQEEPFFLYLPHSAVHFPLYPGDAFRGKNEHGLYNDWVEEVDWSVGQVLKTLKDLGLDERTLVIFTSDNGGQTRFGAINKPLRAGKGTTYEGGMRVPTIVRWPGKVPAGSSSDEVVGMIDVLPTLVRLAGGKAPADRKIDGGDIGAILAGDKDAKSPHDVFYFYRGFDLEAVRSGPWKLRLKEGELYNLKEDISEAKNVAADHADVVERLQKIAAEMESDLGVKKIGPGCRPLGMAKNPEPLIGYDGTVREGFVPQK, from the coding sequence ATGTCGAATTCCCTTTCGCGCCTGCTGGCGTTTTTGCTGCTCGTCTCTTTTCTGGCCGCTCCCAGCTTCGCCCAAGAGCCGGCTCTGAAGCCGAACTTTGTGGTCATTAATATCGACGACCTGGGCTACGCCGATATCGAGCCGTTTGGATCGGAGATCAATCGGACGCCGAATTTGAACGCGATGGCGGACGAGGGGATGAAGCTGACCTGCTTTTATGCGGCGCCGGTTTGTTCGCCGTCGCGAGCGGCGCTGATGACCGGGTCCTATCCGAAACGAAGTCTGACGATTCCGCACGTCCTCTTTCCGGCGAACGCTGAAGGGCTGAACCCCAACGAAGTGACGATCGCTGAGCTGATGAAAGAGCAGGGGTACGCGACCGGGATCATCGGCAAATGGCACTTGGGGGATCAGCCCGAGTTTTTGCCGACCAAGCAAGGGTTTGACTACTACTACGGCTTGCCTTACTCGAACGACATGGGCCCGGCTGAAGATGGCGTGAAGAGCAACTACGGCGCGCCGCTGCCGAAGACGAAAGGGAAAGGTCAGCCGCCGCTGCCGCTGATGCGAAACGAAACGGTGCTGCAGCGCGTGTTGGCGAAAGATCAGACCGAGCTGGTTACCAACTACACGCACGAAGCGATCAAGTTTATCAACGCGCACCAGGAAGAGCCGTTCTTCTTGTACCTGCCCCACTCGGCGGTTCACTTTCCCCTTTATCCCGGCGATGCGTTCCGGGGGAAGAATGAACATGGTCTCTACAACGACTGGGTGGAAGAAGTCGACTGGAGCGTCGGTCAGGTTTTGAAGACGTTGAAGGACCTCGGTCTCGACGAACGGACGCTGGTGATCTTCACTTCGGACAACGGCGGACAGACGCGGTTCGGCGCGATCAACAAGCCGCTGCGAGCCGGCAAAGGGACGACCTATGAAGGTGGGATGCGCGTCCCGACGATCGTTCGCTGGCCCGGCAAGGTTCCGGCCGGATCAAGCAGCGACGAAGTGGTCGGCATGATCGACGTACTCCCGACGCTAGTTCGCTTGGCCGGCGGCAAAGCTCCTGCGGATCGCAAGATTGACGGCGGCGACATCGGCGCGATCCTGGCCGGGGACAAAGATGCGAAGAGCCCGCACGACGTCTTCTATTTCTACCGCGGCTTCGACCTGGAAGCGGTCCGGAGCGGTCCGTGGAAGCTGCGTCTGAAAGAGGGTGAGCTCTACAACCTGAAGGAAGATATCAGCGAAGCGAAGAACGTCGCCGCCGATCATGCCGACGTCGTCGAACGTTTGCAAAAAATCGCCGCCGAAATGGAGAGCGATCTCGGCGTGAAGAAAATTGGCCCCGGCTGCCGCCCGCTGGGGATGGCGAAGAATCCGGAACCGTTGATCGGGTATGACGGAACGGTTCGCGAGGGATTCGTGCCGCAGAAGTAG
- the ilvD gene encoding dihydroxy-acid dehydratase, with protein sequence MSGPLNKYSSRVTQPKSQGASQAMLYGTGMTEADMDKAQVGIASVWYEGNTCNMHLNALSEEVKKGVVAADMVGMRFNTIGVSDGISMGTEGMSFSLQSRDLIADSIETIMGGQWYDGLIALPGCDKNMPGCLIAMGRLNRPSIMVYGGTIKPGHNAKGEKLDIVSAFQCYGQFLSHTITEEERKEIVRKACPGAGACGGMYTANTMATAIEALGMTLPYSSSIPAEDPAKKEECVAAGKAMRYLLEQDIKPRDIMTRDAFENAMVMVMALGGSTNAVLHLIAMARAVDVELTIDDFQKVSDRVPFLADLKPSGKYVQEDLHSIGGTPAVMKYLMAEGFLKGDCLTVTGKTLAENIADLPGLKEGQQIVHPLSDPIKPTGHIQILKGTLAPEGAVAKITGKEGLRFQGTANVFDSEEDMLHALEENKIKKGDVVIIRYEGPKGGPGMPEMLTPTSAIMGAGLGSDVALLTDGRFSGGSHGFIVGHITPEAQEGGPVALVQNGDIITIDADTNSIDVDVPAEEMAKRKAAWKAPAYKATRGTLYKYIKNVKSASEGCVTDE encoded by the coding sequence ATGTCCGGCCCGCTCAACAAGTACAGCAGCCGCGTTACCCAGCCGAAAAGCCAGGGCGCGTCGCAGGCCATGCTTTACGGAACCGGTATGACCGAGGCCGACATGGACAAAGCGCAGGTTGGCATCGCCAGCGTCTGGTACGAGGGGAACACCTGCAACATGCACCTCAACGCGCTGTCGGAAGAGGTGAAAAAAGGGGTGGTCGCGGCGGACATGGTCGGCATGCGATTCAACACCATCGGCGTGAGCGACGGCATCTCGATGGGGACCGAAGGGATGAGCTTCTCGCTCCAATCCCGCGACCTGATCGCCGACTCGATCGAAACGATCATGGGCGGTCAGTGGTACGACGGTCTGATCGCGTTGCCGGGTTGCGATAAGAACATGCCGGGCTGCTTGATCGCAATGGGACGTTTGAACCGTCCGTCGATCATGGTTTACGGCGGTACGATCAAACCGGGGCATAACGCCAAGGGAGAAAAGCTCGATATCGTTTCGGCGTTCCAGTGCTATGGTCAGTTCCTGTCGCACACGATCACCGAAGAAGAACGAAAAGAAATCGTGCGCAAGGCTTGTCCCGGCGCTGGCGCGTGCGGCGGCATGTACACCGCCAACACGATGGCGACGGCGATCGAAGCGCTTGGCATGACCCTGCCGTACAGCAGCAGCATTCCGGCCGAAGACCCGGCCAAGAAGGAAGAATGCGTCGCCGCCGGTAAGGCGATGCGTTACCTGCTTGAACAAGACATCAAGCCGCGCGACATCATGACCCGCGATGCGTTTGAAAACGCGATGGTGATGGTGATGGCGCTCGGCGGTTCGACCAACGCCGTGTTGCACTTGATCGCGATGGCTCGCGCCGTCGATGTGGAACTGACGATCGACGACTTCCAGAAGGTGAGCGATCGCGTTCCGTTCCTGGCTGACTTGAAGCCGAGCGGCAAGTACGTGCAGGAAGACCTTCACTCGATCGGCGGCACCCCAGCCGTGATGAAGTACCTGATGGCGGAAGGTTTCCTGAAGGGGGACTGCCTGACGGTGACCGGCAAGACGCTGGCCGAAAACATCGCCGATCTCCCCGGCTTGAAGGAAGGTCAGCAGATCGTCCATCCGCTGTCCGATCCGATCAAGCCGACCGGTCACATCCAGATCTTGAAAGGCACGCTGGCTCCCGAAGGCGCCGTTGCGAAGATCACCGGCAAGGAAGGTCTGCGTTTCCAAGGGACGGCCAACGTCTTCGACAGCGAAGAAGACATGCTGCACGCTCTGGAAGAGAACAAGATCAAAAAGGGGGACGTCGTCATCATTCGTTACGAAGGTCCGAAGGGGGGCCCCGGCATGCCGGAAATGCTGACCCCGACCTCGGCGATCATGGGCGCTGGTTTGGGAAGCGACGTGGCGTTGCTGACCGACGGCCGGTTCTCCGGCGGTTCGCACGGCTTCATCGTTGGTCACATCACCCCGGAAGCGCAAGAAGGGGGCCCGGTCGCGTTGGTTCAAAACGGCGACATCATCACGATTGACGCCGATACGAACTCGATCGACGTCGACGTGCCGGCCGAAGAAATGGCGAAACGCAAGGCCGCTTGGAAGGCGCCCGCCTACAAGGCGACCCGCGGTACGCTGTACAAGTACATCAAGAACGTGAAGAGCGCTTCGGAAGGTTGCGTCACGGACGAATAA
- a CDS encoding carboxylesterase family protein, with translation MTNRLTLTALLLSALFVSSASADVLTLKNGMTIEGKLGKIASIGEGLLNNNSGGEVALQLIVIADDDLRRVYVPSYLVKDVQPSPPALQEHIHIEQRLPQSGSRVLIIGNSIRITPFDQWGRRIYTMDTARGKIDVIQGITEITPRYTKVEGLQAEHTYIWDMRMRTSSIPRETLSKILRQQLDSKDADQRLKIVRLYLQAERYQDAALELAEVIRDFPQLSDLKKQISGLRQLASQNLIREIELRQSSGQHTLAYQMLSRFPDEGVAGETLLKVRQMLTEYDSISQRRANVVGLLDKFNAEFNDPALKPKVDAAVAEIKSDLSINTINRMTDFIRLSDDASLLAEEKLALAISGWILGANNGTQNLAVAISAYEVRSLVQQYVSNRVEVDKAGILKQLESQEAGTPEYLAKIILNMKPPLSDAEAFSKSEIPGYTLMTTPGIPGYKDIQYYVQLPPDYDPYRRYPTIVTLNGGSTPEQQIDWWAGSYNKEFGMRMGQATRHGYIVIAPVWREEHQFNYQYSAQEHAAVLYALRGAMRQFSIDTDRVYLTGHSMGGDAAWDIGLAHPDLWAGVLPIVATADKYVSRYWENARYVPMYFVHGQYDGNKLEKNARDWDRYLQKNNMDVTVVEYLGRGHEHFQEEIQEMFNWMDLHVRNFTPKEFELSTMRPWDNFFYWVEIRDLPARGQVLPAEWPQPKATTTDVEAKILATNGVSVQSKSGGATVYFTPEMVDFSKRATVTIDRRSFDRELKPTAEVMLEDVRTRADRQHPFWAKVDTSER, from the coding sequence ATGACTAACCGCCTTACGCTCACCGCTCTGCTCCTTTCCGCGCTCTTCGTTTCGTCGGCCTCCGCCGATGTGCTGACGCTGAAGAACGGGATGACGATTGAAGGGAAGCTCGGCAAGATCGCTTCGATCGGCGAAGGGCTCCTCAACAACAACAGCGGCGGCGAAGTCGCGCTGCAGCTGATCGTCATCGCCGACGACGACCTCCGTCGCGTCTACGTTCCCAGCTACCTGGTCAAAGACGTTCAACCCTCTCCGCCGGCCCTCCAAGAGCATATCCACATCGAGCAGCGGCTGCCGCAGTCGGGAAGTCGCGTCCTGATCATCGGCAACAGCATTCGGATCACGCCGTTCGATCAATGGGGACGCCGCATCTACACGATGGATACCGCGCGCGGCAAGATCGACGTCATCCAAGGGATCACCGAAATCACCCCGCGCTATACGAAGGTGGAAGGACTGCAAGCCGAGCATACCTACATCTGGGATATGCGGATGCGGACGAGCAGCATTCCCCGCGAAACGCTCAGCAAGATCCTCCGCCAGCAACTCGACTCGAAAGACGCCGACCAACGCCTGAAGATCGTCCGCCTTTACTTGCAAGCCGAACGTTATCAGGACGCCGCGCTCGAGCTGGCCGAGGTGATTCGCGATTTCCCTCAACTCTCCGATCTGAAAAAGCAGATCAGCGGACTGCGACAACTCGCCTCGCAAAACCTGATTCGCGAAATCGAACTTCGTCAGTCGTCCGGTCAACACACCCTCGCCTATCAAATGCTCTCGCGGTTTCCGGACGAAGGAGTCGCCGGCGAAACGCTCCTCAAGGTGCGTCAGATGCTGACCGAGTACGACTCGATCTCGCAGCGTCGCGCCAATGTCGTCGGCCTGCTCGACAAGTTCAACGCCGAGTTCAACGATCCGGCCCTCAAGCCGAAAGTTGACGCCGCCGTCGCCGAGATCAAAAGCGATTTGTCGATCAACACCATCAACCGGATGACCGACTTCATTCGTCTATCGGATGACGCCTCGCTGCTGGCCGAAGAAAAACTGGCGCTGGCGATCAGCGGTTGGATCCTGGGCGCCAATAACGGCACGCAAAATCTGGCGGTCGCCATTAGCGCCTATGAAGTTCGCAGCCTGGTTCAGCAGTACGTCTCCAACCGAGTCGAAGTCGACAAAGCCGGCATCCTCAAGCAACTCGAATCGCAGGAAGCCGGTACGCCGGAATACCTGGCCAAAATCATCCTCAACATGAAGCCGCCGCTCAGCGACGCCGAAGCGTTCAGCAAGTCGGAAATCCCTGGCTACACGCTGATGACCACCCCTGGCATTCCTGGCTACAAAGACATTCAGTACTACGTTCAGCTTCCGCCTGACTACGATCCGTATCGCCGCTATCCGACTATCGTCACTCTCAATGGCGGCTCTACGCCGGAGCAGCAGATCGACTGGTGGGCCGGCTCTTACAACAAAGAGTTCGGCATGCGCATGGGCCAGGCGACTCGTCATGGCTACATCGTGATCGCCCCGGTCTGGCGCGAAGAACATCAGTTCAACTATCAATACTCGGCCCAAGAGCACGCGGCCGTCCTCTATGCGCTTCGCGGCGCGATGCGTCAGTTCTCGATCGATACCGATCGAGTCTATTTGACCGGTCACTCGATGGGGGGCGACGCCGCTTGGGACATTGGCCTGGCCCATCCGGATCTCTGGGCTGGCGTCTTGCCGATCGTCGCGACCGCCGACAAGTACGTTTCTCGATACTGGGAAAACGCCCGGTATGTGCCGATGTACTTCGTCCATGGGCAGTACGACGGCAACAAATTGGAAAAGAACGCCCGCGACTGGGATCGCTACCTACAAAAGAACAACATGGACGTCACCGTGGTCGAGTACCTCGGTCGCGGCCATGAACACTTCCAGGAAGAGATCCAGGAGATGTTCAACTGGATGGATCTCCACGTTCGGAACTTTACGCCGAAAGAGTTTGAGCTTTCGACGATGCGTCCCTGGGACAACTTCTTCTATTGGGTCGAAATCCGCGACCTGCCGGCACGCGGCCAAGTTTTGCCGGCCGAGTGGCCGCAGCCAAAAGCGACCACGACCGACGTCGAAGCGAAGATCCTCGCCACCAACGGCGTCTCGGTCCAATCGAAGTCGGGCGGCGCCACCGTCTACTTCACGCCCGAGATGGTCGACTTCAGCAAACGGGCCACCGTCACCATCGACCGCCGCAGCTTCGACCGCGAGCTAAAGCCGACGGCCGAAGTGATGCTGGAAGACGTCCGCACCCGCGCCGATCGCCAACACCCGTTCTGGGCGAAGGTCGATACGTCGGAGAGGTGA